A single Arthrobacter sp. ERGS1:01 DNA region contains:
- a CDS encoding LutB/LldF family L-lactate oxidation iron-sulfur protein, whose product MSNTFLGMPTLPVFGHGNLNATEKFPKAAHRELGDAQLRANLGHATHTIRDKRLKVVAELPDWEDMRDAGSAIKNATMARLPALLEQFEANFTARGGIIHWARDAQEANEIVTGLIRATGETEVVKVKSMATQEIGLNEYLEEQGIAAFETDLAELIVQLDHDKPSHILVPAIHKNRRQIREIFLREMADVDPALTDEPARLAEAARKHLRKKFLTAKVAVSGANFGLADTGTLTVVESEGNGRMCLTLPETLITVMGIEKLLPSFADLEVFMQLLPRSSTGERMNPYTSLWTGVTPGDGPQNVHLVLLDNGRSAALADEMGRTALNCIRCSACMNVCPVYERTGGHAYGSTYPGPIGAILSPLLTGIKSEENSSLPYASSLCGACYDACPVKINIPEILVHLRGEDVDSKRAKIKVPSQMDLMMKGAQWAFSDGAHLNLLEKGLPLGKLAAGRDKVIKKLPGIAAGWTQSRDIPAPPTQSFRQWWDKEHVAPAAVERSQDGSRNTEGEQA is encoded by the coding sequence ATGAGCAACACGTTCCTGGGCATGCCCACACTGCCCGTTTTTGGCCACGGAAACCTGAACGCCACGGAGAAATTCCCGAAGGCCGCGCACCGCGAACTCGGCGATGCGCAGCTGCGCGCCAACCTGGGCCACGCCACGCACACCATCCGCGACAAACGCTTGAAGGTGGTGGCCGAACTTCCCGACTGGGAGGACATGCGTGACGCCGGCAGCGCCATCAAGAACGCCACGATGGCCCGGCTGCCCGCACTGTTGGAGCAGTTCGAGGCCAACTTCACGGCCCGCGGCGGGATCATCCACTGGGCCCGCGACGCGCAGGAAGCCAACGAGATCGTCACCGGACTGATCCGGGCGACCGGCGAAACCGAGGTGGTCAAGGTCAAGTCCATGGCCACCCAGGAGATCGGCCTGAACGAATACCTTGAGGAACAAGGGATCGCGGCCTTTGAAACGGACCTGGCCGAGCTCATCGTCCAGCTTGACCACGACAAGCCCAGCCACATCCTGGTCCCCGCGATCCACAAGAACCGCCGCCAGATCCGGGAGATCTTCCTGCGCGAGATGGCCGACGTGGACCCCGCCCTGACCGACGAACCCGCCCGGTTGGCCGAGGCCGCCCGCAAGCACCTGCGCAAGAAGTTCCTGACCGCCAAGGTGGCCGTCTCCGGCGCCAACTTTGGCCTGGCCGACACCGGCACGCTGACGGTGGTGGAATCCGAGGGCAACGGCCGCATGTGCCTGACCCTGCCGGAAACCCTCATCACGGTCATGGGCATTGAAAAACTGTTGCCGTCTTTTGCGGACCTGGAGGTGTTCATGCAACTTCTGCCGCGCTCGTCCACGGGCGAGCGGATGAACCCGTACACGTCCCTGTGGACCGGCGTGACCCCCGGCGACGGGCCGCAGAACGTGCACCTGGTGCTGCTGGACAACGGCCGCAGCGCCGCCCTCGCGGACGAGATGGGCCGCACCGCACTGAACTGCATCCGCTGCAGCGCCTGCATGAACGTCTGCCCCGTCTACGAGCGCACTGGCGGCCACGCCTACGGCTCCACCTACCCGGGCCCCATCGGCGCCATCCTGTCCCCGCTGCTGACGGGCATCAAGAGCGAGGAAAACAGTTCCCTGCCGTACGCCTCGTCGCTGTGCGGGGCCTGCTACGACGCCTGCCCCGTCAAGATCAACATCCCCGAAATCCTGGTGCACCTGCGCGGGGAGGACGTCGACTCCAAGCGCGCCAAGATCAAGGTGCCCTCGCAGATGGACCTCATGATGAAGGGGGCGCAGTGGGCATTCTCCGACGGCGCCCACCTGAACCTGTTGGAGAAGGGCCTGCCGCTGGGCAAGCTCGCCGCCGGCCGGGACAAGGTCATCAAGAAACTGCCCGGGATCGCCGCCGGCTGGACGCAATCCCGGGACATTCCGGCCCCGCCCACCCAGTCGTTCCGCCAATGGTGGGACAAGGAGCATGTGGCCCCGGCTGCCGTCGAGCGTTCACAAGACGGGTCACGAAACACTGAAGGAGAACAGGCATGA
- a CDS encoding LutC/YkgG family protein translates to MSARDDVLNRIKSALRDSPAAPEIPRNYRLVSTMTAAQRLEQLVDRLVDYKANVFVVPAAEAPAKLAELLDGAASIVVPHGLPAEYLQLLKNDAGSPAVQVDSPERRLTVDELDAVDAVVTGAAVAVAETGTIMLDGSPSQGRRVISLVPDRHVCLLRAADIVEVLPEAIARLDPASPQTWISGPSATSDIELERVEGVHGPRTLDVLILS, encoded by the coding sequence ATGAGCGCCCGCGACGACGTGCTGAACCGGATCAAGTCGGCCCTGCGCGACTCCCCGGCCGCCCCGGAGATTCCGCGCAACTACCGGCTCGTTTCGACCATGACGGCTGCACAACGCCTGGAACAGCTCGTGGACCGGCTGGTGGACTACAAGGCGAACGTGTTTGTGGTGCCGGCCGCCGAGGCGCCCGCCAAACTGGCCGAACTGCTGGACGGTGCGGCCTCGATTGTGGTGCCGCACGGACTGCCCGCCGAGTATCTGCAGCTGTTGAAGAACGACGCCGGGTCCCCTGCCGTCCAGGTCGACTCGCCCGAGCGGCGCCTCACCGTCGACGAACTCGACGCCGTGGACGCCGTGGTGACGGGCGCCGCCGTCGCCGTGGCCGAAACCGGCACGATCATGCTCGACGGCAGCCCGTCGCAGGGCCGGCGCGTGATCTCCTTGGTTCCCGACCGGCATGTGTGCCTGCTGCGCGCCGCGGACATCGTGGAGGTTCTGCCCGAGGCGATCGCACGGCTTGATCCGGCCAGCCCGCAGACCTGGATCAGCGGACCCAGCGCTACGAGCGACATCGAGCTGGAACGCGTTGAAGGCGTCCACGGCCCGCGCACCCTGGACGTGCTGATCCTGAGCTAG
- a CDS encoding mycothiol transferase, giving the protein MKSSELLIDAFGRIEHIVGGVLDGIEPDKLNWRPGGTGNSIAWLLWHLCRAQDEQIAQAAGVESIWTAGAYAEKFGFALDAADTGYGHDSGQVDAVHLDSTGVLGDYHRAVMAASLAYVGGLVDADLDRIVDRRWNPPVTLGVRLISILDDCVQHAGQAAYIKGLPLPA; this is encoded by the coding sequence ATGAAGTCTTCAGAGCTGTTGATCGACGCTTTTGGCCGGATCGAGCACATCGTGGGCGGTGTGCTCGACGGAATAGAGCCGGACAAACTCAATTGGCGCCCCGGCGGCACGGGCAACTCGATCGCCTGGCTGCTGTGGCACCTGTGCCGGGCCCAGGACGAGCAAATCGCCCAGGCGGCCGGCGTCGAATCCATCTGGACGGCCGGCGCCTACGCCGAAAAGTTCGGCTTTGCCCTGGACGCCGCCGACACCGGCTACGGCCACGACTCCGGGCAGGTGGACGCCGTGCACCTTGACTCGACCGGGGTGCTGGGCGATTACCACCGCGCCGTCATGGCCGCGAGCCTCGCCTATGTGGGCGGGCTGGTCGACGCGGACCTGGACAGGATCGTGGACCGCCGCTGGAACCCGCCCGTCACGCTGGGCGTGCGGCTCATCAGCATCCTGGATGACTGCGTCCAGCACGCCGGGCAGGCCGCGTACATCAAGGGCCTGCCGCTGCCGGCCTGA